In the genome of Rhodamnia argentea isolate NSW1041297 chromosome 3, ASM2092103v1, whole genome shotgun sequence, one region contains:
- the LOC115743044 gene encoding EEF1A lysine methyltransferase 3-like, whose product MTTRKIEIAGHQYTVLEQEDVYDSVTGHPLTGSWLWNSSLVLSDWLVTEAHLHLFPLNGKNVIELGAGSAGLPGLTAARLGASRVFLTDVAPILPGLRRNVEANGAGEQVEVRELAWGSEESARGIGEEFDVVLMSDVFFGAEEARELGKTLRGLCGERTRVWAASEVRDWTGFWLEELGREGFGAVELAFRLGGPGYEGELVGEGSFVVYEILRMAQNEVAQRSWLESS is encoded by the coding sequence ATGACCACGAGGAAGATCGAAATCGCGGGACACCAGTACACGGTCCTCGAACAAGAAGACGTCTATGACTCGGTTACCGGCCATCCCCTCACCGGCTCCTGGCTCTGGAACTCCTCCCTCGTCCTCTCCGACTGGCTTGTCACTGAAGCTCACCTCCACTTATTCCCTCTCAACGGCAAGAACGTCATTGAGCTCGGCGCTGGGTCCGCTGGCCTCCCAGGGCTCACGGCAGCTCGGCTCGGGGCCAGCCGCGTCTTCCTCACTGACGTCGCGCCGATCCTTCCGGGGCTGAGGAGGAACGTGGAAGCGAACGGAGCCGGGGAGCAAGTAGAGGTGAGGGAGCTGGCGTGGGGATCGGAGGAGTCGGCGAGGGGAATTGGGGAGGAGTTTGACGTTGTGTTGATGAGCGATGTGTTCTTTGGCGCTGAGGAGGCGAGGGAGTTGGGGAAGACCCTGAGAGGGCTGTGCGGAGAGAGGACGAGGGTGTGGGCGGCAAGCGAGGTCAGGGATTGGACTGGATTTTGGCTGGAGGAGTTGGGGAGGGAGGGTTTTGGAGCAGTGGAATTGGCGTTTCGACTCGGCGGTCCGGGGTATGAAGGGGAGTTGGTCGGTGAGGGAAGTTTCGTGGTGTATGAGATCTTGAGGATGGCGCAAAATGAAGTAGCCCAGCGTTCGTGGCTAGAGTCCAGTTAG